A genome region from Methylorubrum populi includes the following:
- a CDS encoding AAA family ATPase yields the protein MTSTTGVKAAQLRQAAEDAFAEEIAALRDADDRPRPPNWQMSPQGVVTYLLGGKLASGFEVTPKYIGDRRLMEVAVATLATDRALLLLGVPGTAKSWVSEHLAAAICGTSRLIVQGTAGTSEEAIRYGWNYALLLAKGPSREAVVGSPVMRAMSEGRIARVEELTRIPSETQDSFITILSEKTLPIPELNEEVPAQKGFNLVATANNRDRGVNELSSALKRRFNTVVLPPPATIEAEIAIVESRVASLGRAFEIPAEPPGADQIRRVVTIFRELREGVTADGKSKVKQPSGTLSTAEAISVVGSGLALAAHFGDGRLSAHDLVSGISGAVVKDPVQDAIVWREYLETVVKERDGWKDFYKAARASA from the coding sequence ATGACATCGACCACCGGAGTCAAGGCCGCGCAGCTTCGCCAGGCCGCCGAGGACGCCTTCGCCGAGGAGATCGCGGCCCTGCGGGACGCAGACGACCGGCCGCGCCCGCCGAACTGGCAGATGTCGCCTCAAGGAGTCGTCACCTACCTCCTGGGCGGGAAGCTGGCATCCGGCTTCGAGGTCACGCCGAAATACATCGGCGACCGGCGCCTGATGGAGGTCGCGGTGGCGACGCTGGCCACCGACCGGGCGCTGCTGCTGCTCGGCGTGCCGGGCACCGCCAAGAGCTGGGTCAGCGAGCATCTGGCGGCGGCGATCTGCGGCACCTCGCGCCTGATCGTGCAGGGCACCGCCGGCACCAGCGAGGAGGCGATCCGCTACGGCTGGAACTACGCGCTGCTGCTCGCCAAGGGCCCGAGCCGCGAGGCGGTGGTGGGCTCGCCCGTCATGCGGGCGATGAGCGAGGGCCGCATCGCCCGCGTCGAGGAACTGACCCGCATCCCCTCGGAGACACAGGACAGCTTCATCACCATCCTCTCGGAAAAGACCCTGCCGATCCCCGAACTGAACGAGGAGGTGCCGGCCCAGAAGGGCTTCAACCTCGTCGCCACGGCCAACAACCGGGATCGCGGCGTCAACGAATTGTCGAGCGCGCTCAAGCGCCGCTTCAACACCGTGGTGCTGCCGCCGCCCGCCACCATCGAGGCGGAGATCGCCATCGTCGAGAGCCGCGTCGCCTCGCTCGGCCGCGCCTTCGAGATCCCGGCCGAGCCGCCGGGCGCCGACCAGATCCGCCGCGTCGTCACGATCTTTCGCGAGTTGCGCGAAGGGGTGACGGCGGACGGCAAGAGCAAGGTGAAGCAGCCGTCCGGCACGCTCTCGACGGCGGAGGCGATCAGCGTCGTCGGCAGCGGGCTGGCGCTCGCCGCGCATTTCGGCGACGGCCGCCTCTCGGCCCACGACCTCGTCTCCGGGATCAGTGGCGCCGTGGTGAAGGACCCGGTGCAGGACGCCATCGTCTGGCGCGAATACCTCGAGACCGTGGTCAAGGAGCGGGACGGCTGGAAGGATTTTTACAAGGCCGCCCGCGCGAGCGCGTGA
- a CDS encoding DUF5682 family protein has translation MPDIRLFGIRHHGPGSARSLKAALDGFNPDCLLIEGPPDADALIPLAAQEGMAPPVALLVYRPDRPRTCAFFPFAAFSPEWVAMRHGIAAGATSRFIDLPHAIQLADGFGVPDAPPEGEAAPIDAEPVAEASSEAGLAPAPAAIRRDPLGELAALAGYPDGERWWDALVESRAGADGDVFDAIGEAMAALREGAEPDTDEVFREETREAHMRSAIRRAAKEGFERIAVVCGAWHVPALARHDAKGQASADAATLKNLPKTKVAAAWAPWSYERLAFASGYRAGVLSPEWYDTLWHHEGRVAARWLARAAALLRENDLDASPASVIEAARLAEALAGFRGRSRPSLDDLDEAAQATLCFADPAPMGLIRRKLVIGERLGATPPDSPGTPVEADFAAQCKRLRLKPVAAAGELTLDLRKETDLARSHFLNRLSLIGIPWGTRREARGRGTFKEGWFLSWQPEWVVELVAASAEGGTIAEAAAGRVRSRAREATRVAELSGLIGTLLDADLADATAEVIRALNDRAAVSADVFDLMEALPPLAELARYGSVRSSDTEPVLAVVRGLVPRAAAGLVAACQSLDDDAAAAAKARIVAVSGAVALIEEPELKAVWQEALRALADQEHVHGRVVGRAVRLLFDERAIAAGEAGERLRLALSRATGAVPAAAWIEGFLEDSCTVLIHGRDLLAVVDEWLCGLDEALFTELLPLVRRTFATLAPAERRAVGEALARPGGAAPGAAEGPRGFDAARAAKVLPVLRLLLGPEPRTADETTGDAA, from the coding sequence ATGCCCGATATCCGCCTCTTCGGCATCCGCCACCACGGCCCCGGCTCGGCCCGCTCGCTCAAGGCGGCGCTCGACGGGTTCAACCCCGACTGCCTGCTGATCGAGGGGCCGCCGGATGCCGACGCGCTGATCCCGCTCGCGGCGCAGGAGGGCATGGCGCCCCCCGTCGCGCTCCTCGTCTACCGGCCCGACCGGCCGCGGACCTGCGCCTTCTTCCCCTTCGCGGCGTTCTCGCCGGAATGGGTGGCGATGCGCCACGGAATCGCGGCGGGCGCCACCTCGCGCTTCATCGACCTGCCGCACGCGATCCAGCTCGCCGACGGCTTCGGCGTGCCGGACGCGCCCCCCGAGGGCGAGGCCGCGCCGATCGATGCGGAGCCGGTCGCCGAGGCTTCGTCCGAGGCCGGGCTCGCCCCGGCACCGGCCGCGATCCGGCGCGACCCGCTCGGCGAACTCGCGGCACTCGCCGGCTACCCGGACGGCGAGCGCTGGTGGGACGCGCTGGTCGAGAGCCGGGCGGGCGCGGACGGCGACGTGTTCGACGCGATCGGCGAGGCGATGGCGGCCCTGCGCGAGGGCGCCGAGCCCGACACCGACGAGGTTTTCCGCGAGGAGACTCGTGAAGCGCATATGCGCTCGGCGATTCGGCGGGCGGCCAAGGAGGGGTTCGAGCGGATCGCCGTGGTCTGCGGCGCGTGGCACGTGCCGGCACTCGCCCGCCACGATGCCAAGGGCCAGGCAAGCGCCGACGCCGCGACTCTCAAAAACCTGCCCAAGACCAAGGTCGCCGCCGCCTGGGCGCCGTGGTCCTACGAGCGGCTGGCCTTCGCCTCCGGCTACCGCGCCGGGGTGCTCTCGCCCGAATGGTACGACACCCTGTGGCACCACGAGGGGCGGGTCGCCGCCCGCTGGCTCGCCCGCGCCGCCGCCCTGCTGCGCGAAAACGATCTCGACGCCTCGCCCGCCTCGGTGATCGAGGCGGCCCGGCTCGCCGAGGCGCTGGCCGGCTTCCGCGGCCGGTCCCGGCCCTCCCTCGACGACCTCGACGAGGCGGCTCAGGCCACGCTCTGCTTCGCCGACCCGGCGCCGATGGGGCTGATCCGGCGCAAGCTCGTCATCGGCGAGCGCCTCGGCGCCACCCCGCCGGACAGCCCCGGCACCCCGGTCGAGGCGGATTTCGCGGCGCAGTGCAAGCGCCTGCGCCTGAAGCCCGTGGCGGCCGCGGGCGAACTCACCCTCGACCTGCGCAAGGAGACCGACCTCGCCCGCAGCCACTTCCTCAACCGGCTGAGCCTGATCGGCATCCCCTGGGGCACCCGGCGCGAGGCGCGCGGGCGCGGCACCTTCAAGGAGGGCTGGTTCCTCTCCTGGCAGCCGGAATGGGTGGTGGAGCTGGTGGCGGCCTCCGCCGAGGGCGGCACGATCGCCGAGGCCGCCGCCGGCCGGGTGCGGAGCCGCGCGCGGGAGGCGACCCGCGTCGCCGAACTCTCCGGCCTGATCGGCACGCTGCTCGACGCCGACCTCGCCGACGCCACGGCCGAGGTGATCCGCGCGCTCAACGACCGCGCCGCAGTCTCGGCCGACGTGTTCGACCTGATGGAGGCGCTGCCCCCGCTCGCCGAACTCGCCCGCTACGGCTCCGTGCGCTCCTCCGACACCGAACCGGTGCTCGCGGTGGTGCGGGGCCTCGTGCCGCGGGCCGCCGCCGGGCTGGTCGCCGCCTGCCAGAGCCTCGACGACGACGCGGCGGCGGCGGCCAAGGCGCGCATCGTCGCCGTCTCGGGCGCGGTCGCGCTGATCGAGGAGCCCGAGCTGAAGGCGGTCTGGCAGGAAGCCCTGCGGGCGCTGGCCGATCAGGAGCACGTCCACGGCCGCGTCGTCGGCCGCGCCGTGCGCCTGCTGTTCGACGAGCGCGCCATCGCGGCGGGGGAGGCCGGCGAGCGCCTGCGTCTCGCCCTGTCGCGGGCCACGGGCGCGGTCCCGGCCGCCGCCTGGATCGAGGGGTTCCTGGAGGACAGCTGCACGGTGCTGATCCACGGGCGGGACCTGCTCGCCGTGGTCGACGAATGGCTCTGCGGCCTCGACGAGGCTCTGTTCACGGAATTGCTGCCGCTGGTGCGCCGCACCTTCGCGACGCTGGCGCCCGCCGAGCGCCGGGCGGTCGGCGAGGCGCTGGCCCGGCCGGGCGGGGCCGCCCCCGGCGCGGCGGAGGGGCCTCGGGGCTTCGATGCGGCGCGCGCGGCCAAGGTGCTGCCGGTCCTGCGCCTGCTGCTCGGCCCCGAGCCCAGGACCGCGGACGAAACCACCGGAGACGCCGCATGA
- a CDS encoding VWA domain-containing protein, with product MSQPANETERLRRWRLVLGGGAAEGTGCTLTERDQRIDRALGALYDSDRKGGLGASAPSVPRWLGDIRDYFPASVVQVMQRDAFERLDLKRMLTEPEMLEAVQPDVSLVSTLISMRGLLGGRTKETARLVVRKVVDALMKRLEEPLRQAVTGAIDRASVNRRPRHAEIDWNRTIRANLRHYQAEYRTVIPETRLGHGRKSRGSLKDVILCIDQSGSMANSVVYSSIFGAVMASLPAVSTRLVVFDTEVVDLSDAMDDPVEVLFSVRLGGGTDINRAVGYCASRITRPEDTVLVLISDLYEGGVEAGLLAQAQRLVAAGVQVVALLALSDEGAPAYDRGLAARLAALGVPAFACTPDLFPDMMAAAIRKQDLNAWAAGAGIAAVPAAARDG from the coding sequence ATGAGCCAGCCTGCGAACGAGACGGAGCGTCTGCGCCGCTGGCGCCTCGTGCTCGGCGGCGGGGCCGCGGAAGGCACCGGCTGCACCCTGACCGAGCGCGACCAGCGCATCGACCGGGCGCTGGGCGCCCTCTACGATTCCGACCGCAAGGGGGGCCTCGGCGCCTCCGCCCCTTCCGTGCCGCGCTGGCTCGGCGACATCCGCGACTACTTTCCGGCCTCCGTGGTGCAGGTGATGCAGCGCGACGCCTTCGAGCGGCTCGACCTCAAGCGGATGCTGACCGAGCCGGAGATGCTGGAGGCGGTCCAGCCCGACGTCTCCCTCGTCTCGACCCTGATCTCGATGCGCGGCCTGCTCGGCGGGCGCACCAAGGAGACGGCGCGCCTCGTGGTGCGCAAGGTGGTGGACGCGCTGATGAAACGGCTGGAGGAGCCGCTGCGGCAGGCGGTGACCGGGGCGATCGACCGCGCCAGCGTCAACCGCCGCCCGCGCCACGCCGAGATCGACTGGAACCGCACCATCCGGGCGAACCTGCGCCACTATCAGGCGGAGTACCGCACCGTCATCCCCGAGACGCGCCTCGGCCACGGGCGCAAAAGCCGCGGATCGCTGAAAGACGTGATCCTGTGCATCGACCAGTCGGGCTCGATGGCCAATTCCGTGGTGTATTCGAGCATCTTCGGGGCGGTGATGGCCTCGCTGCCCGCCGTCTCGACCCGGCTCGTGGTGTTCGACACCGAGGTGGTCGATCTCTCCGACGCGATGGACGATCCGGTCGAGGTGCTGTTCTCGGTCCGGCTCGGCGGCGGCACCGACATCAACCGGGCGGTGGGCTACTGCGCCTCGCGCATCACCCGGCCCGAGGACACGGTGCTGGTCTTGATCTCCGACCTCTACGAGGGCGGGGTCGAGGCCGGCCTGCTCGCCCAGGCGCAGCGCCTCGTTGCTGCTGGCGTGCAGGTGGTGGCGCTGCTGGCCCTCTCCGACGAGGGCGCGCCGGCCTACGACCGGGGGCTGGCCGCGCGGCTCGCCGCGCTCGGCGTGCCCGCCTTCGCCTGCACGCCGGACCTGTTCCCCGACATGATGGCGGCGGCGATCCGCAAGCAGGATCTCAACGCCTGGGCCGCGGGCGCCGGCATCGCCGCCGTCCCGGCCGCCGCCCGCGACGGCTGA
- a CDS encoding YcxB family protein, which produces MLWFLALLGAVSAWATAGGRRSLSALWRDLPGFDLLPLAACLALIALTLLATYALHPRFARRRVRALMGPPGREGPVPVRYRLDGAGLTQTAPDLVSFVPWPRIGGLGEDRHHLFIPVGIGDVPIVLPKSHLGAEAAAGVRRWTQACADRPAPAPPPAEPETAPGAVRATMRLTAEERVPIILRALENPCARRARLTGAAAWLVGLTLLYPALLAMLWAVDPYRVPLADALPLFAEMVAGDAWKPAAFTAAVIALFFAAHPYARRWFAGDLAKQLEAEAPPGEAAIAIDETGIVTAQDGAHARLGWPLFRGCERVGDLVILPMRWNDVLPVPLRIFEPEARARFEALAERHLPKETRAR; this is translated from the coding sequence GTGCTGTGGTTCCTGGCCCTGCTCGGTGCGGTCTCGGCCTGGGCGACGGCGGGCGGCCGGCGCAGCCTGTCGGCGCTCTGGCGCGACCTGCCGGGCTTCGACCTGCTGCCGCTCGCCGCCTGTCTCGCGCTGATCGCGCTCACCCTGCTCGCCACCTACGCGCTCCACCCTCGGTTCGCCCGCCGCCGGGTGCGGGCCCTGATGGGGCCGCCCGGACGGGAGGGGCCGGTCCCGGTGCGCTACCGGCTCGACGGGGCCGGGCTGACCCAGACCGCGCCGGATCTCGTCAGCTTCGTGCCCTGGCCGCGCATCGGCGGTCTCGGGGAGGACCGGCACCATCTCTTCATCCCGGTCGGGATCGGGGACGTCCCGATCGTCCTGCCCAAGTCGCATCTGGGCGCGGAGGCCGCCGCGGGCGTCCGGCGCTGGACGCAAGCCTGCGCCGACCGGCCCGCCCCCGCCCCGCCGCCGGCCGAACCGGAGACCGCGCCCGGAGCGGTGCGCGCCACGATGCGCCTGACGGCGGAGGAGCGGGTGCCGATCATCCTGCGCGCTCTGGAAAATCCGTGCGCGCGGCGCGCCCGGCTCACCGGTGCCGCCGCGTGGCTCGTCGGCCTGACCCTGCTCTACCCCGCCCTGCTGGCGATGCTCTGGGCGGTCGATCCCTACCGGGTGCCGCTGGCCGACGCGCTGCCGCTCTTCGCCGAGATGGTCGCCGGCGATGCTTGGAAGCCCGCCGCCTTCACCGCGGCGGTGATCGCCCTGTTCTTCGCGGCCCACCCCTACGCGCGCCGCTGGTTCGCGGGGGATCTCGCCAAGCAACTCGAGGCCGAGGCGCCCCCGGGCGAGGCCGCGATCGCGATCGACGAGACCGGCATCGTCACGGCGCAGGACGGCGCCCATGCCCGCCTCGGCTGGCCGCTGTTCCGCGGGTGCGAGCGGGTCGGCGATCTGGTGATCCTGCCGATGCGCTGGAACGACGTGCTGCCCGTGCCGCTGCGGATCTTCGAGCCGGAGGCGCGCGCCCGCTTCGAGGCCCTCGCCGAACGCCACCTCCCGAAGGAGACCCGCGCCCGATGA
- a CDS encoding tyrosine-type recombinase/integrase: MTVLAVPAAAGGSLRQRLIDDMTLRRFSRATQRNYIRDVGRLAAFLRRSPDTATGDDLRRFQIAQQEVGLGVPTMNAIVSALRFFFVHTLNRPDLARRLVRLNQPRTLPDVLSADEVGRLLDATVCLKHLAALSLAYGAGLRVAEVAALRIGDIDSTRMILRIERGKGGRDRNAMLSADLLDLLRRWWSEGHRQGVLQRQGWLFPGQDWARPISTRQLHRVVVETARAAGISKRVGPHTLRHSFATHLLEDGVDIRVIQVLLGHSRLDTTALYAKGATRTVRAVTSPLDRLALFHRQGPAPG; this comes from the coding sequence ATGACCGTCCTTGCCGTTCCCGCCGCTGCCGGCGGCTCGCTGCGTCAGCGCCTGATCGACGATATGACCCTGCGCCGGTTCTCCCGGGCGACGCAGCGCAACTACATCCGCGACGTCGGGCGGCTGGCTGCCTTCCTGCGGCGATCGCCCGATACCGCGACCGGCGACGACCTGCGCCGCTTCCAGATCGCTCAACAGGAGGTCGGCCTCGGCGTGCCGACGATGAACGCCATCGTCTCCGCCCTGCGCTTCTTCTTCGTCCACACGCTCAACCGCCCCGATCTCGCCCGCAGGCTGGTCCGCCTCAACCAGCCGCGCACCCTGCCCGATGTGCTGAGCGCCGACGAGGTCGGGCGTCTGCTCGATGCCACGGTCTGCCTGAAGCATCTCGCCGCCCTGTCGCTCGCCTACGGCGCGGGCCTGCGCGTGGCCGAGGTCGCCGCACTCAGGATCGGCGATATCGACTCGACCCGCATGATCCTGCGGATCGAACGCGGCAAGGGCGGCCGCGACCGCAATGCCATGCTGTCGGCCGATCTCCTGGACCTGCTGCGGCGCTGGTGGAGCGAGGGCCACCGGCAGGGTGTCCTGCAGCGTCAGGGCTGGCTGTTCCCCGGGCAGGACTGGGCACGGCCGATCAGCACACGCCAGCTTCACCGCGTCGTCGTCGAGACGGCGCGCGCGGCCGGGATCTCCAAGCGCGTCGGTCCCCATACCCTGCGCCACTCCTTCGCCACCCATCTCCTGGAGGACGGCGTCGACATCCGCGTCATCCAGGTCCTGCTCGGGCACAGCCGGCTCGACACCACCGCCCTCTACGCCAAGGGCGCCACCCGGACGGTGCGGGCCGTGACGAGCCCGCTCGACAGGCTCGCCCTGTTCCATAGACAGGGGCCCGCGCCGGGCTGA
- a CDS encoding IS91 family transposase produces MPAATAATIELADVFRAAGPAYRAEQAGHLSLDTLKVMAAIERCRTASLGGHVEGCDACGHLRVAYNSCRNRHCPRCQGAAARDWLAAREADLLPVGYFHVVFTLPAEIAAIAFQNKAAVYDLLFRAASTTMMRIAADPKHLGARIGLTTVLHTWGSAMTHHPHVHMIVPGGGLSPDGTRWIAARPGFLLPVRVLGLLFRRLFLEGLAALHAAGALAFFGPLAPLSDPRAFARALAPVRRKRWVVYAKPPFAGPKAVLAYLARYTHRVAISSRRLLAFDGASVSFRVKDYRRDEAGRARVMTLSAAEFIRRFLLHVLPRGFHRIRHYGFLTGSNRKAVLAHIRTILGVPAPPRPTADAPDPPDGPGQARPPCPCCGGPMTIVGAFARWHRPRGPPFRSPPNRAWTP; encoded by the coding sequence ATGCCCGCCGCGACGGCCGCCACCATCGAGCTGGCCGACGTCTTCCGCGCCGCCGGTCCGGCCTATCGCGCCGAGCAGGCCGGGCATCTGAGCCTGGATACGCTGAAGGTGATGGCGGCGATCGAGCGCTGCCGCACCGCCAGCCTCGGCGGCCACGTCGAGGGCTGCGACGCGTGCGGCCACCTGCGCGTCGCCTACAACTCCTGTCGCAACCGGCATTGCCCCCGGTGCCAGGGCGCGGCCGCCCGCGACTGGCTCGCCGCGCGCGAGGCCGACCTCCTGCCGGTCGGCTACTTCCACGTCGTCTTCACCCTGCCGGCCGAGATCGCCGCCATCGCCTTCCAGAACAAGGCCGCCGTCTACGACCTGCTGTTCCGGGCGGCGAGCACCACCATGATGCGGATCGCCGCCGACCCGAAGCACCTCGGGGCCCGCATCGGCCTCACCACCGTGCTCCACACCTGGGGTTCGGCCATGACCCACCATCCCCATGTCCACATGATCGTCCCCGGCGGCGGCCTCTCCCCGGACGGGACCCGCTGGATCGCCGCGCGCCCCGGCTTCCTCCTGCCGGTGCGGGTGCTGGGCCTGCTGTTCCGCCGCCTGTTCCTCGAAGGGCTCGCCGCCCTCCACGCGGCCGGGGCGCTCGCCTTCTTCGGCCCCCTGGCCCCACTCTCGGATCCCAGGGCCTTCGCCCGTGCGCTCGCCCCGGTGCGCCGGAAGCGCTGGGTGGTCTACGCCAAGCCGCCCTTTGCCGGACCGAAGGCCGTCCTCGCCTATCTGGCGCGCTACACCCACCGCGTCGCCATCTCCAGCCGACGCCTCCTCGCCTTCGATGGGGCGAGCGTCAGCTTCCGCGTCAAGGACTACCGGCGCGACGAAGCCGGACGGGCACGGGTCATGACCCTGTCGGCCGCGGAGTTCATCCGGCGCTTCCTGCTTCACGTCCTGCCGCGCGGCTTCCACCGCATCCGGCACTACGGCTTCCTCACAGGCTCGAACCGGAAGGCGGTTCTAGCGCACATCCGCACCATCCTCGGCGTCCCGGCCCCGCCTCGGCCCACCGCCGACGCACCCGATCCGCCAGACGGCCCCGGCCAAGCCCGGCCGCCTTGCCCCTGCTGCGGCGGTCCCATGACGATCGTCGGAGCCTTTGCGAGGTGGCATCGGCCCCGTGGACCGCCGTTCCGCTCCCCACCGAACCGGGCGTGGACGCCATGA
- a CDS encoding amino acid transporter, translating into MSPLDEDAWDAWSPHELGQRLREAILPWYVAGGWALDVWHDKQTREHEDLEFVVIRNDVDHFRTILHELDFFTVKDGAIEYLPPSAHLPSDVWQLWGGDMRQGCWRVDLMIEQGTPDLWVYKHDRTINMARSDAVRVSEAGIPYLAPMNAILFKAKHCRNKDQIDFKLCLPKFSAEEKEQLIIWLNELHPDHEWITNLQISRQC; encoded by the coding sequence ATGAGCCCTCTCGACGAGGACGCTTGGGATGCATGGTCCCCCCACGAACTCGGTCAGCGTCTCCGAGAAGCAATCCTCCCATGGTACGTCGCAGGCGGATGGGCTCTGGACGTTTGGCATGACAAGCAAACGCGTGAGCACGAAGACTTAGAGTTTGTTGTTATTCGCAATGATGTAGATCATTTTCGCACCATTTTACATGAGCTAGATTTTTTTACCGTAAAAGACGGAGCAATCGAATATTTGCCCCCGTCAGCCCACCTGCCAAGCGATGTGTGGCAGCTTTGGGGGGGAGACATGCGGCAAGGTTGTTGGCGAGTGGACCTGATGATCGAGCAAGGGACGCCAGACCTATGGGTCTACAAGCACGATCGGACAATAAATATGGCACGCTCTGATGCTGTTCGTGTGAGCGAAGCGGGCATCCCATACCTTGCTCCAATGAATGCCATATTGTTTAAAGCCAAGCATTGCAGAAATAAAGATCAGATAGATTTCAAACTTTGTTTGCCTAAATTTTCTGCCGAAGAGAAGGAGCAATTGATTATCTGGTTGAATGAATTGCACCCTGACCATGAGTGGATTACAAATCTGCAAATTAGCCGACAGTGCTGA